From a single Couchioplanes caeruleus genomic region:
- a CDS encoding M48 family metallopeptidase produces the protein MTPRWWAACTLGVLLVGLVVYAAVAIPWHRPPAPRADQVAALGLLPADKVARAREFHSALRPASYGGMAVGLVAALVLGFTPLGARLVTLVGRPFGDHWIARAVLGGLVVVLVVEVLTLPFAAWRHTIVVRYGISTQTWGGWAVDLAKSYAVGAVLGGLALLGFFTVTRLAPRWWWAFGAAGAAALVILLSFVLPVVVEPIFNKFTPMAAGPLRTELLQVAARDGVPVKDVLVADASRRTRAVNAYVSGFGPTRRIVVYDTMLTEATPDEVVSVAAHELGHAKRNDVLTGTIIGALGAAASVIALYLLGSLGWLLRWAGVDSMGEPRAIALLLALMTLAGLVGGPVQALVSRRVEARADAHALELTRDPATFEAMQRRLGTVNLSDPDPPAWEYVMSASHPSTVERIAAARAYARGER, from the coding sequence GTGACGCCTCGGTGGTGGGCTGCTTGCACGTTGGGTGTGCTGCTGGTCGGGCTGGTCGTCTACGCCGCGGTGGCGATTCCGTGGCATCGGCCGCCGGCTCCCCGCGCCGATCAGGTTGCCGCGCTCGGGCTGCTACCCGCCGACAAGGTCGCCCGGGCCCGGGAGTTTCATTCCGCTCTGCGGCCCGCCTCGTACGGGGGGATGGCCGTGGGGCTGGTCGCCGCGCTGGTGCTCGGGTTCACGCCGCTGGGCGCGCGGCTGGTCACGCTGGTGGGGCGGCCGTTCGGTGACCATTGGATCGCTCGTGCCGTCCTGGGCGGCCTCGTGGTGGTGCTCGTCGTCGAGGTGCTGACCCTGCCGTTCGCCGCGTGGCGGCACACCATCGTCGTCCGGTACGGGATCTCCACCCAGACGTGGGGTGGCTGGGCCGTCGACCTCGCCAAGTCGTACGCGGTGGGGGCCGTCCTCGGTGGTCTGGCGTTGCTAGGGTTCTTCACCGTGACCCGGCTGGCGCCGCGATGGTGGTGGGCGTTCGGGGCGGCCGGGGCGGCGGCGCTGGTGATTCTGCTGTCGTTCGTGCTGCCCGTCGTGGTCGAGCCGATCTTCAACAAGTTCACGCCGATGGCCGCCGGTCCCCTGCGGACCGAGTTGTTGCAGGTGGCGGCGCGGGACGGCGTACCCGTGAAGGATGTGCTCGTCGCCGACGCGTCGCGGCGGACCCGGGCGGTGAACGCCTACGTCTCCGGGTTCGGTCCCACCCGGCGGATCGTCGTGTACGACACGATGCTGACCGAGGCGACGCCCGACGAGGTGGTGTCCGTGGCCGCGCACGAGCTGGGCCACGCGAAACGCAACGACGTGCTCACCGGGACGATCATCGGGGCGCTGGGCGCGGCCGCCTCCGTCATCGCGCTGTACCTGCTCGGGTCGCTGGGGTGGCTGCTGCGGTGGGCCGGCGTCGACTCGATGGGCGAACCCCGGGCGATCGCGCTGCTCCTCGCCCTGATGACGCTGGCCGGGCTGGTCGGCGGGCCGGTGCAGGCGCTCGTCTCCCGGCGGGTCGAGGCGCGCGCCGACGCCCACGCGCTGGAGCTGACCCGCGACCCCGCCACGTTCGAGGCGATGCAGCGCCGCCTCGGGACCGTGAACCTGTCCGATCCCGACCCGCCGGCCTGGGAGTACGTCATGTCCGCCTCGCACCCGTCCACCGTGGAACGCATCGCCGCGGCCCGCGCCTACGCCCGCGGTGAGCGCTGA
- a CDS encoding glycosyltransferase family 4 protein → MARTLLVTNDFPPRPGGIQQFVHNLAVRQPAGSVVVYASTWRGAEKFDAEQPFEVVREPTGVLLPTPAVARRAAELARSYGCDSVWFGAAAPLGLLADGLRRRAGIERAVALTHGHEIGWAALPGARQLLRRLARGNDVVTYLTEFQRVRLDRALHGLTALERLTPGVDVDAYHPDVDGSEVRARHGLSDRPVVVCVSRLVARKGQDMLIRALPEIRRRVPGAALLIVGGGPYRKKLEALARAEGVAADVVFTGSVAWEELPAHYAAGDVYAMPCRTRSGGLDVEGLGIVYLEASATGLPVLAGDSGGAPDAVREGETGYVVGGRDVPAIAGRLAGLLSDPELARRMGAAGRTWVEQEWRWETKAARLAQLLSPAAGGRA, encoded by the coding sequence ATGGCCCGTACGTTGCTCGTCACCAACGACTTCCCGCCGCGGCCCGGTGGGATCCAGCAGTTCGTGCACAACCTGGCCGTGCGGCAGCCCGCCGGCTCCGTCGTCGTGTACGCGTCGACGTGGCGCGGGGCGGAGAAGTTCGATGCCGAGCAGCCGTTCGAGGTGGTACGCGAGCCGACCGGGGTGCTGCTGCCCACCCCGGCGGTGGCCCGGCGCGCCGCCGAGCTCGCCCGGTCGTACGGATGCGACAGCGTGTGGTTCGGTGCCGCCGCGCCGCTGGGGTTGCTGGCGGACGGGCTGCGCCGGCGGGCCGGGATCGAGCGGGCGGTCGCGCTGACCCACGGGCACGAGATCGGCTGGGCCGCCCTGCCCGGTGCCCGGCAACTGCTGCGCCGCCTCGCGCGCGGCAACGACGTCGTGACCTACCTGACCGAGTTCCAGCGCGTACGGCTGGACCGCGCGCTGCACGGCCTCACCGCGCTGGAACGGCTCACGCCGGGCGTGGACGTGGACGCGTACCACCCGGACGTGGACGGCTCCGAGGTGCGGGCCCGGCACGGCCTCAGTGACCGTCCCGTGGTCGTGTGCGTGTCCCGGCTCGTGGCGCGCAAGGGCCAGGACATGCTGATCCGCGCGCTGCCGGAGATCCGGCGCCGGGTGCCCGGGGCGGCGCTGCTGATCGTCGGCGGTGGCCCGTACCGCAAAAAGCTCGAAGCCCTGGCCCGGGCCGAGGGTGTCGCGGCCGACGTGGTCTTCACCGGCTCGGTCGCGTGGGAGGAGTTGCCGGCGCACTATGCGGCGGGTGACGTCTACGCGATGCCGTGCCGCACGCGCAGCGGCGGACTCGACGTCGAAGGCCTGGGCATCGTCTATCTGGAGGCGTCCGCGACCGGTCTGCCGGTGCTGGCCGGGGACTCGGGTGGGGCGCCCGACGCGGTGCGCGAGGGCGAGACCGGGTACGTGGTCGGCGGCCGCGACGTGCCGGCGATCGCCGGGCGGCTGGCCGGGCTGCTGTCCGATCCGGAGCTGGCGCGGCGGATGGGCGCGGCGGGCCGGACGTGGGTGGAGCAGGAGTGGCGCTGGGAGACGAAGGCGGCGCGCCTGGCTCAGCTGCTGTCTCCCGCGGCGGGTGGTCGAGCGTGA
- a CDS encoding NYN domain-containing protein, whose translation MSGPYEHDDRPSAEVAAVGADSMEPADVSAAESGDVSVAESGDVPAAEPGAEDGGQPEPTLPEPVRQRITVLTAAALPGLPNDEIPVALRRVARFAPNRRARLGGQALAAQLAADPLFRQRIGGRVVAEAGDLGAAVAGGMAPAAADPVEVAALAYLARPAGWRELIDAAGESVRAEADSAAVANLVRDAEQRAARAEHDRAVARVEADKLRDELARVREELGQLREEARTTARALRESQAAHKRTSDLLATEKGRAAKVAADHDAEVRRLRTRLAEAEAAAASGKQSAKDARAADDARLWLLLETIGQAASGLRRELAIGPADKRPADFVADASADRPGGHERSHPRAQDTDDPGRLDQLLALPRAHLIVDGYNVTKRGFADMSLEQQRKRLITGLGGIAAQTGDEVTVVFDGAERVHGLPPSPRGVRVLFSRKGDTADELIRQLVRAEPAGRPLVVISSDREVADGVRRHGAYPMGADSLLRRLARG comes from the coding sequence ATGTCCGGGCCGTACGAGCACGACGACCGCCCCTCTGCGGAGGTGGCGGCGGTCGGCGCGGACTCGATGGAGCCCGCAGACGTCTCGGCGGCGGAGTCCGGAGACGTCTCGGTGGCTGAGTCCGGTGATGTGCCGGCGGCTGAGCCGGGTGCGGAGGACGGGGGGCAGCCCGAGCCCACGCTGCCCGAGCCGGTCCGGCAGCGGATCACCGTCCTCACCGCGGCCGCGCTGCCCGGGCTGCCCAATGACGAGATCCCGGTCGCGCTGCGCCGGGTCGCACGCTTCGCCCCCAACCGGCGGGCCCGCCTCGGCGGCCAGGCGCTCGCCGCCCAGCTCGCCGCCGACCCGCTGTTCCGGCAGCGGATCGGGGGCCGCGTCGTCGCCGAGGCCGGTGACCTGGGCGCGGCCGTCGCCGGCGGCATGGCCCCCGCGGCCGCCGACCCGGTCGAGGTGGCCGCGCTCGCGTACCTGGCCCGGCCCGCCGGATGGCGCGAGCTGATCGACGCGGCCGGGGAGTCGGTGCGCGCCGAGGCCGACAGCGCCGCCGTGGCGAACCTCGTCCGCGATGCCGAGCAGCGTGCCGCCCGCGCCGAACACGACCGGGCGGTCGCGCGGGTCGAGGCCGACAAGCTCCGGGACGAGCTTGCCCGCGTACGCGAAGAACTCGGGCAGTTGCGGGAGGAAGCCCGCACGACCGCTCGCGCGCTGCGCGAGTCGCAGGCGGCTCACAAGCGGACCAGCGATCTGCTGGCCACCGAGAAGGGCCGCGCGGCCAAGGTGGCCGCGGACCACGATGCCGAGGTACGCCGGCTCCGCACGCGCCTGGCCGAGGCGGAGGCGGCGGCTGCGTCGGGCAAGCAGAGCGCGAAGGACGCCCGCGCGGCCGACGACGCCCGCCTCTGGCTCCTGCTGGAGACGATCGGGCAGGCCGCTTCCGGGCTGCGCCGCGAGCTGGCGATCGGCCCCGCGGACAAGCGGCCGGCGGACTTCGTGGCGGACGCGTCCGCGGACCGTCCCGGTGGCCACGAGCGTTCCCACCCGCGCGCGCAGGACACCGACGATCCCGGCCGCCTCGACCAGCTGCTCGCCCTGCCGCGCGCGCACCTGATCGTGGACGGGTACAACGTGACCAAGCGCGGTTTCGCCGACATGTCGTTGGAGCAGCAGCGCAAACGCCTGATCACGGGGCTGGGCGGCATCGCGGCGCAGACCGGCGACGAGGTCACGGTCGTCTTCGACGGCGCGGAACGGGTCCACGGCCTGCCGCCGTCGCCGCGCGGCGTCCGCGTGCTCTTCTCGCGTAAGGGCGACACCGCCGACGAGCTCATCCGCCAGCTCGTCCGGGCGGAACCCGCGGGCCGCCCGCTGGTGGTCATCTCCTCGGACCGCGAGGTCGCCGACGGGGTACGCCGGCACGGGGCGTACCCGATGGGAGCTGACTCACTTCTGCGCCGGCTCGCCCGCGGCTGA
- a CDS encoding TlpA family protein disulfide reductase, translated as MQIPGLIAVAAVLVVGLAAGLWRRSADGRIRTVAGLPGGGAVVDGGRVVGDGPVVHDGPVVHDGPVAVGVPAESEVRGVRDDAAARQPGLVERIDPELLDALGVRAGDVTLLQFSTAFCAPCRAVRRVSAEVAGMLDGVRHVEVDAESHLDAVRALGIWKTPTLLVVGADGRVAKRATGVPGKPHLIAAVADLLPPR; from the coding sequence ATGCAGATTCCCGGGCTGATCGCCGTCGCCGCGGTGCTGGTCGTCGGCTTGGCCGCGGGATTGTGGCGGCGCTCGGCCGACGGTCGTATCCGGACGGTGGCCGGCCTTCCGGGGGGCGGCGCGGTGGTCGATGGCGGCCGGGTGGTCGGTGACGGCCCGGTGGTTCATGACGGCCCGGTGGTTCATGACGGCCCGGTGGCCGTCGGCGTGCCGGCTGAGAGTGAAGTCCGCGGCGTGCGTGATGACGCTGCCGCGCGGCAGCCGGGGTTGGTTGAGCGGATCGATCCGGAGTTGCTGGATGCGCTCGGGGTGCGGGCCGGGGACGTGACGCTGTTGCAGTTCTCGACCGCGTTCTGCGCGCCGTGCCGGGCCGTGCGGCGGGTGAGTGCCGAGGTGGCCGGCATGCTCGACGGGGTTCGGCACGTCGAGGTGGACGCCGAGAGCCATCTCGACGCTGTGCGGGCGCTCGGCATCTGGAAGACGCCTACGCTGCTCGTCGTCGGAGCGGACGGGCGGGTGGCGAAGCGGGCCACCGGGGTGCCCGGCAAACCGCACCTGATCGCCGCCGTGGCCGACCTCCTGCCGCCCCGCTGA
- a CDS encoding DUF4395 domain-containing protein, translating to MQLDARGPRFAAAVTSVVLVVVLATGWGWLAAAQAVVFAITAADPRRGPYAVLFRGLVAPRLGPPAEREDAAPVRFAQLVGLLFVGVAAVGYLAGAPAVGLIFAAFALLAAFLNAAFGLCLGCEAYLGIRRLTTRRV from the coding sequence ATGCAGCTCGATGCCCGTGGTCCGCGGTTCGCCGCGGCGGTGACCAGCGTGGTGCTCGTCGTCGTTCTCGCGACCGGCTGGGGGTGGCTCGCGGCCGCGCAGGCGGTGGTCTTCGCGATCACGGCCGCCGATCCGCGCCGCGGCCCGTACGCCGTGCTCTTCCGTGGCCTGGTCGCGCCCCGGCTGGGGCCGCCCGCCGAGCGCGAGGATGCGGCGCCCGTGCGGTTCGCGCAGCTCGTGGGGCTGCTGTTCGTGGGCGTGGCGGCGGTGGGTTATCTGGCCGGGGCGCCGGCGGTCGGGCTGATCTTCGCGGCGTTCGCGTTGCTGGCGGCCTTCCTCAACGCCGCGTTCGGGCTGTGCCTGGGATGCGAGGCCTATCTGGGGATCCGGCGGCTCACCACACGTCGCGTCTGA
- a CDS encoding GAF domain-containing sensor histidine kinase — MPASASAPVRVHPLAVAARLVMLALVAALTLIATQDAGQLRWIALLLVAALPAFFAPDHRIAAPLGRLAEVAVTGLAAGSVAAAANIRGTVDAGFGAEAVLPYLAVPLLTAALRRRPTEGAALLGVAAVAMVIGGVIVEDGDTIITQAGYLAAGGQWLVLGAIVTFAADTMRQLMAPAENTPQPYAEATRLLTQLRSVARSLPGATLDPGGISEHLLEELRVVAPGHRAAVLSASGGGRLVVLAQTGAERVDWEVTLDADSAIADAWATQQPQTASRSQARSHRGGDASSLVVPLVAGVRTIGLVILEADVPSAYPSAVISRVTEVTGPAALRLEAALLFDEVRSLATNEERQRLAREIHDGVAQELVMVGYGIDNAQATLPEGAEETAEELRTLRGEVTRVITELRLSLFELRSEVDRNGGLAAAIAEYARTLGTSAGLRVHFTFDESTARLPAATEAELLRIAQEAITNARKHAGASNLWVTCTVDPPYAEIEVSDDGKGFADDRPDGRYGLAIMAERAERIRGRLEIRPRHPSGTTVAVVLGTSARRDSVRDSVSAPEGE; from the coding sequence GTGCCAGCCTCAGCCAGCGCTCCCGTGCGCGTCCACCCGCTCGCGGTGGCGGCCCGTCTCGTCATGCTCGCCCTCGTCGCGGCGCTCACCCTGATCGCCACGCAGGACGCGGGGCAGCTGCGCTGGATCGCGTTGCTGCTGGTCGCGGCGCTGCCGGCGTTCTTCGCCCCGGACCACCGCATCGCCGCGCCGCTCGGGCGCCTGGCCGAGGTGGCCGTCACCGGGCTCGCGGCCGGCTCGGTCGCCGCGGCCGCGAACATCCGCGGCACCGTCGACGCCGGGTTCGGCGCCGAGGCCGTGCTGCCGTACCTCGCCGTGCCGCTGCTGACCGCCGCGCTGCGCCGGCGACCCACCGAGGGCGCCGCCCTGCTGGGGGTCGCCGCGGTCGCGATGGTGATCGGCGGCGTGATCGTCGAGGACGGCGACACGATCATCACCCAGGCCGGCTACCTCGCCGCCGGCGGGCAGTGGCTCGTGCTCGGCGCCATCGTCACCTTCGCCGCCGACACCATGCGGCAGCTGATGGCGCCGGCCGAGAACACCCCCCAGCCGTACGCGGAAGCCACCCGCCTGCTGACCCAGCTGCGCAGCGTCGCCCGGTCCCTGCCCGGCGCCACGCTCGACCCGGGCGGCATCTCCGAGCACCTCCTCGAGGAGCTGCGCGTGGTGGCCCCCGGGCACCGCGCGGCCGTGCTCTCGGCCAGCGGCGGCGGCCGGCTGGTGGTGCTCGCCCAGACCGGTGCCGAACGCGTCGACTGGGAGGTCACCCTCGACGCCGACTCCGCCATCGCCGACGCGTGGGCCACCCAGCAGCCGCAGACCGCCTCCCGCTCGCAGGCGCGCTCGCACCGGGGCGGGGACGCGTCCTCACTGGTGGTGCCGCTCGTCGCGGGCGTACGCACGATCGGGCTCGTGATCCTCGAGGCGGACGTGCCCAGCGCGTACCCGTCGGCGGTGATCTCCCGGGTGACCGAGGTGACCGGCCCGGCGGCCCTGCGGCTGGAGGCCGCGCTGCTCTTCGACGAGGTCCGCTCGCTGGCGACCAACGAGGAACGCCAGCGGCTGGCCCGCGAGATCCACGACGGCGTGGCGCAGGAGCTCGTGATGGTCGGCTACGGCATCGACAACGCGCAGGCGACGCTGCCCGAGGGCGCCGAGGAGACCGCCGAGGAGCTGCGTACGCTGCGCGGCGAGGTCACCCGGGTGATCACCGAGCTGCGGCTGAGCCTGTTCGAGCTGCGCTCCGAGGTGGACCGCAACGGCGGCCTGGCCGCGGCGATCGCCGAGTACGCCCGCACCCTCGGCACATCGGCCGGCCTGCGCGTGCACTTCACCTTCGACGAGTCGACCGCCCGCCTGCCCGCCGCCACCGAGGCGGAGCTGCTGCGCATCGCCCAGGAGGCGATCACCAACGCGCGCAAGCACGCCGGCGCCTCCAACCTGTGGGTGACCTGCACCGTCGACCCCCCGTACGCGGAGATCGAGGTCTCCGACGACGGCAAGGGCTTCGCCGACGACCGGCCCGACGGCCGCTACGGCCTTGCGATCATGGCGGAGAGAGCGGAACGTATCCGTGGCCGTCTGGAGATCCGGCCGCGACACCCCAGCGGGACAACCGTAGCGGTAGTGCTCGGAACCTCCGCTCGGCGCGATAGCGTGCGGGATAGCGTTTCCGCACCAGAAGGGGAGTAA
- a CDS encoding SRPBCC family protein: protein MADSSTQSIQVQASLDQVAAVICDFPRYPEWADAMKQVEVLEEYEDGYAAQVRFVIDAGPLADDYTLEYAYAEDLSRIEWHLVAPSKMQKSLDGSYDLTDAGDGTTTVTYTLEVELNIGMLGMFKRKAEKMIMDTALKELKRRVESLARA, encoded by the coding sequence ATGGCGGACAGCTCGACGCAGTCGATCCAGGTCCAGGCCTCCCTCGATCAGGTGGCCGCGGTGATCTGCGACTTCCCCCGCTACCCCGAGTGGGCGGACGCGATGAAGCAGGTGGAGGTCCTCGAGGAGTACGAGGACGGGTACGCGGCACAGGTCCGGTTCGTCATCGACGCCGGTCCGCTCGCCGACGACTACACGCTGGAGTACGCGTACGCCGAGGACCTGTCGCGCATCGAGTGGCATCTCGTGGCACCGTCGAAGATGCAGAAATCGCTGGACGGCTCGTACGACCTCACCGACGCCGGCGACGGCACGACGACGGTGACGTACACGCTCGAGGTGGAGCTCAACATCGGCATGCTCGGCATGTTCAAGCGCAAGGCCGAGAAGATGATCATGGACACGGCGCTGAAGGAGCTGAAGCGCCGGGTCGAGAGCCTCGCCCGCGCATGA
- a CDS encoding ABC transporter ATP-binding protein has protein sequence MQDATRQDADLTGGADDPVGGPPAESAGPPGESAGPPAESAGPPADSAGGRERAVEGTGGEGATDIAGEGNDLALPYWLTSTEEAANTSFSRMFKRLPRLLRSAWSLAWRAGPGSTAAVVVFQVLGGFASAAGLISVVGVFDGLLREGPTPERVRAAIPSLLLLVGAVALRGALASAAAAANGRLTPKVFQAAEMQLLELTTGVGLSTFDDPGWRDAMERARDRGINAAEMLVDRAIELGTNLIGLAAAAGVLAVLHPVLLPLLVLAVVPIAWAAVRSARLGYRQMLRFIAVWRRQRMLAELLAARESAPELRAFTVREFLLAEIKRLLAAATLQEIRLSERRVRTTLVGNPLSGLATGLTYAVLLWLLWTGRMDLAAGGAAAYAINMGIGKLTELAYSANRVFEQGLYFADFEGFCELSRERREAFTGRSAPTGFAEIRLDDVTFSYPDAERPAVRDVSMTLRRGEIVALVGENGSGKSTLAGLLAGLYRPQAGHIRWDDRDLSDFDPESVRRRVAVVMQEPTRWPFSARTNITIGRYDSSAAMLQVEAAARAGDAHEFVMELPREYETLLSRHFTDGADLSGGQWQRLAVSRSFFRDAPLLICDEPTANLDARAEHDVYLRLRELAAGRTVVLITHRMASVREADRIYVLDHGKLVEEGDHRSLMARDGIYAQLFTLQASAYQPAP, from the coding sequence ATGCAGGACGCCACCCGGCAGGACGCGGACCTCACCGGCGGAGCTGACGACCCGGTGGGCGGCCCGCCCGCTGAGAGCGCCGGGCCGCCCGGTGAGTCCGCCGGGCCGCCCGCTGAGTCCGCCGGCCCGCCCGCTGACAGCGCCGGCGGCCGTGAGCGGGCGGTGGAGGGTACCGGCGGTGAAGGGGCGACGGACATCGCCGGCGAGGGTAACGATCTCGCCCTGCCGTACTGGCTGACCAGCACCGAGGAGGCCGCCAACACCAGCTTCAGCCGGATGTTCAAGCGGCTGCCGCGGCTGCTGCGGTCCGCGTGGTCACTGGCGTGGCGGGCCGGCCCCGGCAGCACCGCCGCCGTCGTCGTGTTCCAGGTGCTCGGTGGTTTCGCCAGCGCCGCCGGGCTGATCAGTGTCGTCGGGGTGTTCGACGGGCTGCTGCGGGAAGGGCCGACGCCTGAACGGGTGCGGGCCGCCATACCGTCGCTGCTTCTGCTCGTCGGGGCCGTCGCCCTGCGCGGCGCCCTGGCGTCGGCGGCTGCCGCGGCGAACGGGCGGTTGACGCCCAAGGTCTTCCAGGCGGCGGAGATGCAGCTGCTGGAGCTCACCACCGGCGTCGGCCTGTCCACGTTCGACGATCCGGGCTGGCGCGACGCCATGGAACGGGCCCGGGACCGGGGCATCAACGCCGCCGAGATGCTCGTGGACCGGGCCATCGAGCTGGGTACGAACCTCATCGGACTGGCCGCCGCCGCGGGGGTGCTCGCCGTGCTGCATCCCGTGCTGCTGCCGCTGCTCGTGCTCGCCGTCGTACCGATCGCGTGGGCCGCGGTGCGCTCGGCCCGGCTCGGATACCGGCAGATGCTGCGGTTCATCGCGGTGTGGCGGCGGCAGCGGATGCTCGCCGAGCTGCTCGCCGCGCGTGAGTCCGCCCCGGAGCTGCGGGCCTTCACGGTACGCGAGTTCCTGCTGGCGGAGATCAAGCGGTTGCTCGCGGCGGCGACGCTGCAGGAGATCCGGCTGTCCGAGCGGCGCGTGCGTACCACGCTGGTGGGCAACCCGCTCAGCGGGCTCGCCACCGGGCTCACGTACGCGGTGCTGCTGTGGCTGCTGTGGACCGGCCGGATGGATCTCGCCGCCGGAGGCGCCGCCGCGTACGCGATCAACATGGGGATCGGGAAGCTGACCGAACTCGCCTACAGCGCCAACCGGGTCTTCGAACAGGGTCTCTACTTCGCCGACTTCGAGGGCTTCTGTGAGCTCTCGCGCGAGCGGCGGGAGGCGTTCACGGGCCGCAGCGCCCCCACCGGCTTCGCCGAGATCCGCCTCGACGACGTGACGTTCAGCTACCCGGACGCGGAGCGGCCCGCCGTACGCGACGTCAGCATGACCCTGCGCCGCGGCGAGATCGTCGCCCTCGTCGGCGAGAACGGGTCCGGCAAGTCCACCCTGGCCGGGCTGCTCGCGGGCCTCTACCGCCCGCAGGCCGGCCACATCCGCTGGGACGACCGCGACCTCAGCGACTTCGACCCCGAATCCGTGCGCCGGCGCGTGGCGGTGGTCATGCAGGAACCGACCCGCTGGCCGTTCTCGGCCCGGACCAACATCACGATCGGACGGTACGACAGCAGCGCCGCGATGCTACAGGTCGAGGCGGCAGCCCGGGCCGGCGACGCCCACGAGTTCGTGATGGAGCTGCCCCGCGAGTACGAGACCCTGCTGTCCCGCCACTTCACCGACGGCGCCGACCTGTCGGGCGGGCAGTGGCAGCGCCTGGCCGTGAGCCGCTCGTTCTTCCGCGACGCGCCGCTGCTCATCTGCGACGAACCCACCGCGAACCTCGACGCCCGCGCCGAGCACGACGTGTACCTGCGGCTGCGGGAGCTGGCAGCCGGCCGTACCGTCGTGCTGATCACGCACCGGATGGCGAGCGTGCGGGAGGCGGACCGGATCTACGTGCTCGACCACGGGAAGCTGGTCGAGGAGGGGGATCACCGGTCGCTGATGGCCCGGGACGGGATCTACGCGCAGCTGTTCACGCTGCAGGCGAGCGCGTACCAGCCGGCGCCGTGA
- a CDS encoding response regulator transcription factor: protein MSTSPMPTTRTKVLLVDDHDLIRKGLRHAFERDRQFEVVGEAATAAEAVRQAGALQPDVVIMDLRLPDGSGLEATRALRKNNANMGIVVLTMYAGDDQLFGALEAGASAFVPKTAPADEVVAAARHAASAPSAFTAADLAEAMKRRLAPSGPQLSPREGQVLRLLADGMSVAGIAKQLFVSESTAKTHISKLYEKLGAANRAQALMTALRLGLLEAPDAPKF from the coding sequence ATGTCGACCAGTCCGATGCCGACGACCCGCACCAAGGTGCTCCTCGTCGACGATCACGACCTGATCCGTAAGGGGCTGCGGCACGCGTTCGAGCGGGACCGGCAGTTCGAGGTGGTCGGCGAGGCTGCCACGGCCGCCGAGGCGGTCCGCCAGGCCGGCGCCCTCCAGCCCGACGTGGTCATCATGGACCTGCGTCTGCCCGACGGCAGCGGCCTCGAGGCCACCCGGGCCCTGCGCAAGAACAACGCCAACATGGGCATCGTGGTGCTGACCATGTACGCGGGCGACGACCAGCTCTTCGGCGCCCTCGAGGCCGGAGCCAGCGCGTTCGTCCCGAAGACCGCCCCGGCCGACGAGGTCGTCGCGGCAGCCCGCCACGCGGCGTCCGCACCGAGCGCCTTCACGGCGGCCGACCTCGCGGAGGCGATGAAGCGCCGCCTCGCCCCGTCCGGCCCCCAGCTCTCCCCCCGCGAGGGCCAGGTCCTGCGCCTGCTCGCCGACGGCATGAGCGTGGCGGGAATCGCCAAGCAGCTGTTCGTCTCGGAGTCCACGGCCAAGACGCACATCTCGAAGCTGTACGAGAAGCTCGGAGCGGCCAACCGGGCCCAGGCGCTGATGACGGCGCTGCGGCTGGGGCTGCTCGAGGCACCGGACGCACCGAAGTTCTGA